A window from Rhodothermus bifroesti encodes these proteins:
- a CDS encoding glycoside hydrolase family 3 N-terminal domain-containing protein has product MEAASWAEAQLRTLTLEQKIGQLFAVRARGLFQSVDDPEYRELVRLVEHLEVGGVVFFQGDPYAQAMLANDLQRRSRIPLLIAQDTEWGVAMRVARTTSFPRAMAIGATGNPQYAYAVGYVTAREARALGVHQLYAPVADVNNNPLNPIINVRAFGEDPYLVATMVQAFVRGVGRAGAIATVKHFPGHGDTAIDSHSELPVLPFDRNRLDTLELVPFRAALAAGVPSVMTGHLALPRLEPIPHLPASLSRRITHDLLRGELGFDGLVVTDALEMRGVTQYFGVGEAAVRALEAGADVLLLSEDVEAARAAIVQAVQSGRLSEARIDVSARRILQLKERLNLHRDRLVDLEVIPQVVGIAAHQAISQTIARASLTLLRNEGSVLPLPDAPLTPYRLLVASLSDSDDPATGRFFVQAIREAAPDALVSARLLDVRSHADDYQSVLQAAAQHDFVVVPAYVFVRSGSGRIRLPEAHRVFLDALIAQGKPVVLIAFGNPYIIMDLKRQPAAYVVAYSGNESTQRAVVQALFGQAGFSGKLPITIPGYFRRGEGMVLPQVAPRRAYPEEVGMRTEGLYRIDSLLEAAIRQKAFPGAAVAIGRGEAIVWLKGYGHYTYSSDQRVTPESVFDLASLTKVVVTTTAAMQLYEAGKLDLEAPVARYLPEFAQNGKDQVTIRQLLSHTSGLAPYRPFHRMGLTTAEAVRQAILADTLVYAPGTEARYSDLGMIVLGWVIERITGQPLDAYAQAHIFQPLGMRHTRFRPVGWSDSTVVPTEVDTIFRHRLLQGEVHDETAWILGGVAGHAGVFSTAADLARFAYMLVNEGRIGGRQFLKPETIRLFTTPVDPPRAGTRALGWDTKSPQGYTSAGRFFSLRSFGHTGFTGTSLWIDPEQQLFVILLTNRVYPTRENQKHLAIRAALADLAWQAIIGPPQLNLEALLP; this is encoded by the coding sequence ATGGAAGCTGCAAGCTGGGCCGAAGCCCAGCTGCGCACGTTGACGCTGGAGCAGAAAATCGGTCAGCTTTTTGCCGTACGTGCCCGAGGCCTTTTCCAAAGCGTAGATGATCCAGAGTACCGTGAGCTGGTAAGGCTGGTTGAGCATCTTGAAGTTGGGGGTGTGGTTTTCTTTCAAGGGGACCCCTACGCCCAAGCCATGCTAGCCAACGACCTTCAGCGCCGCAGCCGAATCCCCCTCTTGATTGCCCAGGATACCGAGTGGGGTGTGGCCATGCGTGTAGCCCGCACCACAAGTTTTCCCCGTGCCATGGCTATCGGCGCAACGGGCAATCCACAGTACGCCTATGCCGTTGGCTACGTAACGGCACGCGAAGCGCGCGCCCTGGGCGTACACCAGCTGTACGCTCCAGTAGCTGATGTCAACAACAATCCGTTGAATCCAATCATTAACGTTCGGGCTTTTGGGGAAGACCCCTACCTGGTAGCGACCATGGTGCAGGCGTTTGTGCGCGGTGTTGGCCGGGCAGGCGCTATTGCTACGGTGAAGCATTTTCCTGGCCATGGCGACACGGCCATCGACTCGCACAGCGAGCTTCCTGTATTGCCCTTTGACCGCAACCGGCTCGATACGCTAGAGCTGGTACCTTTTCGGGCAGCCCTTGCAGCAGGCGTGCCTAGCGTCATGACCGGTCATCTGGCCTTACCGCGTTTGGAGCCCATCCCCCATCTTCCGGCTTCACTTTCGCGCCGCATCACGCACGACTTGCTGCGCGGGGAACTAGGCTTTGACGGCCTGGTGGTGACCGATGCTTTAGAGATGCGCGGTGTGACCCAGTACTTTGGCGTAGGCGAAGCAGCCGTTCGCGCCCTTGAAGCTGGCGCCGACGTGCTTTTGCTCTCAGAAGACGTTGAGGCCGCACGGGCGGCTATTGTGCAAGCTGTTCAGTCTGGCAGGCTATCGGAAGCGCGGATCGACGTTTCTGCACGCCGCATCCTGCAGCTCAAAGAGCGGCTGAACCTACACCGAGATCGGCTGGTCGACCTTGAGGTGATTCCACAAGTGGTTGGGATTGCCGCGCACCAAGCCATTAGCCAGACCATTGCTCGGGCCTCGCTAACGCTGCTGCGCAACGAAGGGTCGGTGCTTCCTCTGCCCGATGCACCGCTTACCCCCTACCGCTTGCTGGTTGCCTCGCTTAGCGACAGCGACGATCCTGCAACCGGCCGTTTTTTTGTGCAGGCGATCCGGGAAGCAGCCCCTGATGCGCTTGTCAGCGCTCGCTTGCTTGACGTTCGCTCGCATGCCGACGACTACCAAAGCGTTTTGCAGGCTGCAGCGCAGCACGACTTTGTGGTCGTGCCAGCTTATGTGTTTGTGCGCTCTGGAAGCGGCCGCATCCGCCTTCCCGAGGCGCACCGAGTTTTTCTGGATGCGCTCATTGCCCAAGGTAAGCCTGTCGTGCTGATCGCTTTTGGCAATCCCTACATCATCATGGATCTCAAAAGACAACCAGCAGCGTACGTGGTGGCCTACAGCGGCAACGAATCGACCCAGCGGGCGGTTGTCCAAGCCTTGTTTGGGCAGGCGGGCTTCTCGGGAAAACTTCCGATCACGATTCCCGGCTATTTTCGACGGGGCGAAGGCATGGTGCTACCGCAGGTTGCCCCGCGCCGCGCCTATCCTGAAGAAGTTGGCATGCGCACCGAAGGGCTTTACCGGATCGATTCCCTGCTTGAAGCGGCAATCCGCCAGAAGGCGTTTCCTGGCGCCGCTGTGGCCATCGGGCGTGGCGAAGCGATCGTCTGGCTTAAGGGCTACGGCCACTATACCTACAGCTCCGACCAACGCGTCACGCCTGAATCGGTCTTCGACCTCGCTTCGCTGACCAAGGTTGTGGTTACAACGACCGCAGCCATGCAGCTCTACGAGGCTGGAAAGTTGGACCTAGAGGCGCCGGTTGCCCGTTACTTACCCGAATTTGCGCAAAATGGCAAAGACCAGGTAACCATACGGCAGCTGCTGTCGCACACCTCTGGTCTGGCCCCCTACCGTCCGTTTCATCGGATGGGCCTGACCACAGCCGAAGCGGTGCGGCAAGCAATTTTGGCCGACACGCTCGTCTACGCCCCTGGCACCGAAGCGCGCTACAGCGACCTAGGCATGATTGTACTGGGCTGGGTTATCGAGCGTATTACAGGCCAACCGCTTGATGCGTATGCACAAGCCCATATTTTCCAGCCCCTGGGGATGCGCCATACCCGCTTTCGGCCTGTAGGTTGGAGCGACAGCACGGTGGTGCCCACAGAGGTGGATACGATCTTTCGCCATCGCCTCCTTCAGGGCGAAGTGCATGATGAAACTGCCTGGATACTGGGGGGTGTAGCTGGGCATGCCGGCGTTTTTTCAACGGCAGCAGACCTCGCACGCTTTGCTTACATGCTGGTTAACGAAGGCCGCATTGGTGGGCGGCAGTTCCTCAAACCTGAGACCATTCGGCTGTTCACCACACCGGTTGATCCTCCGCGTGCCGGCACACGTGCCCTAGGCTGGGATACCAAAAGCCCACAGGGCTACACTTCGGCCGGCCGCTTCTTTAGCCTAAGGAGTTTTGGGCACACCGGCTTTACAGGCACCTCGCTCTGGATCGATCCAGAGCAACAGCTCTTTGTGATTTTACTGACCAACCGCGTTTATCCCACCCGGGAAAACCAGAAGCACCTGGCCATACGTGCTGCTTTAGCCGACTTGGCCTGGCAGGCGATCATCGGTCCGCCCCAATTGAACTTAGAAGCCCTGCTGCCGTAA
- a CDS encoding sugar phosphate isomerase/epimerase family protein, giving the protein MARPVTLFTGQWADLPLETLARKAAEWGYDGLELACWGDHFDVQRALKEEGYCEQRLELLARYGLKVWAISNHLVGQAVCDLIDERHKAILPPHVWGDGNPEGVRQRAAQEMMDTARAAAKLGVKVVNGFTGSSIWPLLYAFPPLLPGMIDQGYEDFARRWHPILDVFEEVGVRFALEVHPTEIAFDIASAERALEALGYRASFGFNYDPSHLGYQGVDYVAFIEHFADRIYHVHMKDVWWSPVPKRSGVFGGHLAFGHRDRYWDFRSIGRGNIRFEEIIRALNRIGYNGPLSIEWEDIGMDREHGAQEACARVKAMDFPPSAAAFDAAFARERQTQTAS; this is encoded by the coding sequence ATGGCACGACCAGTAACCTTGTTTACAGGCCAATGGGCAGATTTGCCGCTGGAAACCCTTGCACGAAAAGCGGCCGAATGGGGCTATGATGGTTTGGAACTGGCTTGCTGGGGTGATCACTTCGACGTGCAACGGGCCCTGAAGGAAGAGGGCTACTGCGAACAGCGACTGGAGCTACTGGCCCGGTACGGACTGAAAGTTTGGGCCATTAGCAATCATCTGGTGGGCCAGGCTGTTTGCGACCTTATCGACGAGCGCCATAAAGCCATTCTGCCCCCCCACGTCTGGGGCGATGGCAACCCCGAAGGTGTGCGCCAGCGAGCCGCCCAGGAGATGATGGATACCGCGCGCGCAGCAGCCAAGCTGGGCGTCAAAGTGGTCAACGGCTTTACCGGCAGTAGCATTTGGCCGCTACTTTATGCCTTTCCGCCGCTTTTGCCTGGCATGATCGACCAAGGCTATGAGGACTTTGCCCGGCGCTGGCATCCTATTCTCGACGTGTTTGAAGAAGTTGGGGTACGTTTTGCCCTAGAGGTGCATCCTACCGAGATCGCTTTCGATATCGCCTCGGCCGAACGGGCACTCGAAGCCCTAGGCTACCGCGCTTCCTTTGGCTTTAATTACGACCCCAGCCATCTAGGGTATCAGGGCGTCGACTATGTGGCCTTCATTGAACACTTTGCCGACCGCATCTACCACGTGCACATGAAAGACGTCTGGTGGTCGCCCGTGCCTAAGCGCTCAGGGGTCTTTGGCGGCCATTTGGCGTTTGGCCACCGCGATCGCTATTGGGACTTTCGCTCTATCGGTCGCGGCAACATCCGCTTTGAAGAGATTATCCGCGCCCTGAACCGTATTGGCTACAACGGTCCGCTTTCGATCGAATGGGAAGACATTGGCATGGACCGTGAGCACGGCGCACAAGAAGCCTGCGCGCGTGTCAAGGCCATGGACTTCCCGCCTTCAGCTGCCGCCTTCGATGCAGCGTTTGCTCGGGAACGCCAAACCCAGACCGCTTCCTAA
- a CDS encoding amidohydrolase family protein → MQALRLIGVSMLAVLACQAQPAPESAVAFVGVNVLPMDRDTVLVNQTVLVRGTRIVAVGPAEAITIPDGAQRIEAAGRYLMPGMAEMHGHVPGGNASPQYIEDVLWLYVANGITTVRGMLGDPAQLVLRERIHRGELVGPTLYLAGPPFSGGSVTSPEQAVERVRQQKAEGWDLLKVLPGLSREVYDAMARTAHEVGIRFAGHVPESVGLRHALEMGQETFDHLDGFIAYLDAFDKPIDEARLAEVVRLTREAQAWVVPTMALWEVLMGVLDLETVQGYEELRYMPAEIVDQWVEAHQRRLTNPQLNREAARQHIANRMRLLKALADGGVGILFGTDSPQQFSVPGFSTYREIERMQAAGLRPYEILRSATYNVGRYFQRQDSFGAVAIGHRADLILLEGNPLEDLGHLRRRLGVMLRGRWFPADQLQARLEAIAARYAR, encoded by the coding sequence ATGCAAGCGCTTAGGCTGATAGGTGTCTCGATGCTGGCTGTGCTGGCTTGTCAAGCGCAGCCAGCGCCGGAGTCGGCAGTGGCATTTGTCGGTGTGAACGTGCTGCCGATGGATCGGGATACGGTGCTGGTTAACCAGACGGTACTCGTTCGTGGTACGCGAATCGTTGCGGTGGGTCCTGCCGAGGCTATAACGATTCCCGACGGGGCGCAGCGCATTGAGGCTGCGGGTCGCTACCTGATGCCAGGCATGGCTGAGATGCATGGACATGTGCCTGGGGGTAACGCTTCGCCGCAGTACATCGAGGATGTGCTGTGGCTCTACGTGGCCAATGGCATTACCACAGTGCGGGGTATGCTGGGGGATCCTGCGCAACTAGTGCTTCGGGAGCGGATTCATCGTGGTGAGCTTGTGGGACCTACGCTTTACCTGGCGGGTCCTCCTTTTAGCGGCGGCTCGGTCACCTCGCCTGAGCAGGCCGTCGAAAGGGTACGCCAGCAAAAAGCAGAAGGGTGGGATTTGCTGAAAGTATTGCCTGGGCTGAGCCGGGAAGTCTACGATGCCATGGCACGCACGGCCCATGAAGTAGGGATCCGCTTTGCCGGTCACGTGCCCGAAAGCGTCGGGCTTCGGCATGCCTTGGAGATGGGGCAAGAGACGTTCGATCACTTGGATGGCTTTATAGCCTACCTGGATGCCTTCGACAAGCCTATCGACGAAGCCCGCCTGGCCGAAGTTGTCCGGCTCACCCGTGAAGCGCAGGCTTGGGTGGTGCCCACGATGGCGCTGTGGGAAGTGCTTATGGGCGTTCTGGATCTGGAGACGGTTCAGGGGTATGAAGAACTACGCTATATGCCGGCGGAGATTGTCGACCAGTGGGTAGAGGCTCACCAGCGCCGCTTGACCAATCCGCAGCTTAACCGCGAAGCAGCGCGGCAGCATATTGCTAACCGTATGCGGCTGCTCAAGGCATTGGCCGACGGTGGGGTTGGGATTTTGTTTGGCACAGATTCGCCGCAACAGTTCAGCGTGCCAGGTTTTTCAACATATCGAGAAATAGAGCGCATGCAAGCTGCTGGCCTGAGGCCTTACGAGATTTTGCGCTCGGCTACGTATAACGTTGGACGTTACTTCCAGCGGCAGGACAGCTTTGGGGCTGTGGCTATCGGGCACCGGGCCGATTTGATCTTGCTGGAGGGGAATCCGCTGGAGGATTTAGGCCATCTGCGGCGCCGGCTGGGGGTGATGCTGCGCGGTCGCTGGTTTCCAGCAGATCAACTCCAGGCAAGGTTAGAAGCAATTGCTGCCCGGTATGCCCGGTGA
- a CDS encoding ThuA domain-containing protein, with the protein MKHTAHFWVAGALLLGACVAPSSQHNADAQPAFRVLVFSRTLGYRHDSIPEGIAAIKALGAEHGFAVTATEDPTYFQPDTLAQFAVVVFLNTSGDVLDTLAQEAFKAYIEGGGGYVGVHAASDTEYDWPWYGQLVGAYFESHPHIQEAVVRVVDRTHPSTQHLPEAWARTDEWYNFHANPRLHNVHVLAVLDETTYEGGKMGEDHPIAWYHTVGEGRAWYTAMGHTKESYAEPLFRQHLLGGILWAARRAD; encoded by the coding sequence ATGAAGCACACCGCGCATTTTTGGGTGGCGGGGGCCCTGCTGCTGGGCGCCTGCGTGGCTCCATCCAGCCAGCATAACGCCGACGCCCAGCCGGCTTTCCGCGTGTTGGTTTTTAGCCGAACCTTGGGCTACCGGCACGATTCCATCCCAGAGGGCATCGCTGCCATCAAAGCTTTAGGCGCTGAGCACGGCTTTGCCGTGACCGCAACCGAAGATCCTACCTACTTTCAGCCCGATACGCTGGCCCAGTTTGCTGTAGTGGTTTTTTTAAATACCTCAGGCGACGTGCTCGACACGCTCGCACAGGAGGCCTTTAAAGCCTACATCGAAGGTGGCGGGGGCTATGTCGGCGTGCATGCAGCCAGCGACACCGAGTACGACTGGCCTTGGTATGGCCAACTGGTCGGTGCTTATTTTGAAAGCCATCCGCATATCCAGGAAGCCGTGGTGCGCGTCGTAGACCGCACCCATCCTTCCACGCAGCATCTTCCCGAAGCCTGGGCGCGCACCGACGAGTGGTATAACTTCCATGCCAACCCACGGCTGCACAACGTGCACGTGCTGGCTGTGCTGGATGAGACTACGTACGAAGGCGGCAAGATGGGCGAAGATCACCCCATTGCCTGGTATCACACGGTAGGCGAAGGTCGCGCTTGGTACACGGCTATGGGCCACACCAAGGAAAGCTACGCTGAGCCGCTATTCCGGCAGCACCTGCTCGGGGGCATCCTTTGGGCAGCCCGTCGCGCCGATTAA
- a CDS encoding ATP-binding protein, which produces MEPLRRPPERPDRLGVITHGSLSQGVEMKLEASESIEEVVAGTFVVIQGEKYDFFSMITDVRIDAANENILLHPPSAENNLLRQILRGSGTYATVTLKPMLMMRNDGLQELAEVQPVKTVPSHFAAVYRATAEDVTRIFGHEANEGGNRYFQVGEPLGMPGIPVCMDLDRLVERSNAVFGKTGTGKTFLTRLLLCGTIKTGKAVNLVFDMHSEYGYSARKEDGTFVKGLRELFPTRVVVFSLDPEGTRKRTQRTPDCDVYLYADQIEPEDILPLQETLNLNETAAESSFLLQRKFGRNWLLQLLQTPETELNDLAEAVGAHPASLGALRRKLSPFERYSFFKTEPSTGKRDVLEDLLEALRSQKSVVFEFGRYDDLRVYMLVAQVITRRVRAAYEEMTTTYLQTQNEADRPPQLVITIEEAHKFLMPGIARETPFGKIAREMRKYFVSLLVVDQRPSAIDEEVLSQIGTRIIAQLNDDKDIAAALVGTRDAGALRQVLASLDSKQQALILGHAVPMPIVVKTRTYDDAFYAALRSSDLPGQDFDSLDRNMKQWFY; this is translated from the coding sequence ATGGAACCCCTGCGTCGACCACCTGAACGTCCAGATCGGCTGGGCGTTATCACCCACGGCTCGCTCAGCCAAGGCGTCGAGATGAAGCTCGAAGCCAGCGAGTCGATCGAAGAGGTGGTTGCCGGCACGTTTGTGGTCATTCAAGGCGAAAAGTATGACTTTTTTTCGATGATCACCGACGTGCGCATCGATGCAGCCAACGAAAACATCCTTCTACATCCGCCATCGGCAGAGAACAATCTGCTGCGCCAGATCTTGCGCGGTTCAGGGACCTATGCCACGGTCACGCTCAAGCCCATGCTGATGATGCGCAACGATGGGCTGCAAGAGCTCGCCGAGGTGCAACCCGTCAAAACGGTACCCAGCCATTTTGCAGCGGTCTACCGCGCCACCGCTGAAGATGTAACGCGCATCTTTGGCCACGAAGCCAACGAGGGCGGCAACCGCTATTTTCAGGTTGGCGAGCCGCTGGGTATGCCCGGAATTCCAGTATGCATGGACTTAGATCGTCTGGTAGAGCGCTCGAATGCGGTTTTTGGCAAAACGGGCACCGGCAAAACGTTCCTTACGCGGCTGCTCCTGTGTGGTACGATCAAAACGGGCAAGGCCGTCAACCTGGTGTTCGACATGCACTCAGAGTATGGCTACAGTGCCCGTAAAGAAGACGGCACGTTTGTTAAAGGCCTGCGGGAGCTTTTCCCGACGCGTGTTGTGGTCTTCTCACTTGACCCTGAAGGCACCCGTAAGCGTACGCAGCGCACCCCAGATTGCGACGTTTACCTTTATGCCGACCAAATCGAGCCAGAAGACATTCTGCCGCTGCAGGAAACCCTTAACCTCAACGAAACCGCAGCCGAAAGCAGCTTTCTTTTGCAACGTAAGTTTGGCCGCAATTGGCTGCTTCAGCTGCTGCAGACTCCAGAAACTGAGCTCAATGACTTGGCCGAAGCGGTCGGTGCCCATCCTGCCTCCCTTGGGGCCTTACGACGCAAACTGTCCCCTTTTGAACGCTATTCCTTCTTTAAGACCGAACCTTCGACGGGTAAGCGAGATGTTCTGGAAGACTTGCTTGAAGCGCTGCGCAGCCAAAAATCGGTAGTCTTTGAATTTGGCCGTTACGACGACTTGCGCGTCTACATGCTGGTGGCCCAGGTTATCACGCGGCGCGTGCGGGCTGCTTACGAGGAGATGACCACCACCTATTTGCAAACCCAAAACGAAGCTGATCGCCCACCCCAGCTTGTCATCACCATTGAAGAAGCGCACAAATTCCTTATGCCCGGCATTGCCCGCGAAACGCCTTTTGGCAAAATTGCCCGGGAAATGCGCAAGTACTTTGTGTCGCTGCTGGTGGTTGACCAGCGGCCTAGTGCTATCGATGAGGAGGTGCTGAGCCAGATCGGCACGCGCATTATTGCCCAACTGAACGACGACAAGGATATCGCTGCGGCCTTGGTGGGCACGCGGGATGCAGGTGCGCTGCGCCAGGTGCTGGCTTCGCTGGACTCCAAGCAGCAGGCGCTCATCTTAGGCCATGCGGTACCCATGCCCATCGTGGTCAAAACGCGCACCTATGACGACGCGTTCTATGCAGCGCTGCGCAGCAGCGACTTGCCTGGCCAGGACTTCGACAGCTTAGACCGCAACATGAAACAGTGGTTTTACTAA
- a CDS encoding GNVR domain-containing protein, which produces MHWSEMNPTDTSERAAAGSSASPPPGWVPYYASAEADEISLLDLGVAIARQRRVIVVSVLAALVLGVVVALLMPRSYVAEAKLAPSTSPSSSGALSALRSFGLSIGGEEVVSPSVYPDIVQSPDFLLALARDTFYIAEEGRRMTLVEYYGKESWLAYLNPLRWLRGSARAPVQDLYSGVIVLPTEEEYAAIRELRSVLSASQKTGGGLLRDMPGVIVLRAESKDPYLSAALVERAIWHLQAAVNRIKTEKARQDLRFLEQKFAQVEAELRQAENELARFLDANRNPQTAQLRAEMERLQRQLSFKEQLYRELQIQKTQAEIQVQKEAPVLSIVQPPVPPNEPSGMSRKVIVFLFLFLGVFLGLGLALVRHWLSRAPADREAQQKVEEVQALFKPSTWWGEFKALWQRS; this is translated from the coding sequence GTGCACTGGTCAGAGATGAATCCTACCGACACTTCAGAGCGCGCTGCAGCCGGTTCGTCTGCTTCCCCACCGCCGGGTTGGGTACCGTACTATGCTTCTGCAGAAGCGGATGAAATTTCCCTTTTGGATTTGGGTGTGGCCATTGCCCGTCAACGGCGCGTGATCGTAGTCAGCGTGCTGGCTGCGCTGGTGCTGGGTGTAGTAGTGGCCCTGCTTATGCCAAGGTCCTACGTGGCCGAGGCCAAGCTAGCTCCTAGCACGTCGCCAAGTAGTAGCGGTGCCCTTTCGGCATTGCGCTCGTTTGGATTGTCGATAGGAGGTGAGGAGGTTGTTAGTCCTAGCGTCTATCCCGACATTGTTCAGAGTCCGGATTTTTTGCTGGCGTTGGCGCGCGACACGTTCTACATTGCCGAAGAAGGCCGGCGCATGACGCTAGTGGAATACTACGGGAAGGAATCCTGGTTGGCTTACCTTAATCCGCTACGCTGGTTGCGGGGTAGCGCTAGAGCACCTGTGCAAGACCTGTACTCGGGTGTGATTGTTCTGCCCACCGAGGAGGAATATGCGGCGATTCGGGAGCTTCGTAGCGTTCTTAGCGCTTCCCAGAAAACAGGAGGGGGGTTGCTGCGGGATATGCCGGGAGTGATTGTGTTGCGTGCTGAAAGCAAGGACCCTTACCTTTCGGCTGCATTGGTGGAGCGGGCTATTTGGCATTTGCAGGCTGCGGTCAACCGGATTAAGACGGAGAAGGCGCGGCAGGATTTGCGTTTTTTGGAGCAGAAGTTTGCCCAAGTAGAAGCTGAGCTGCGGCAGGCTGAAAACGAGCTCGCGCGCTTTTTGGATGCCAACCGCAATCCGCAAACAGCCCAGCTGCGGGCCGAGATGGAGCGGTTGCAACGGCAGTTGAGCTTTAAGGAGCAGCTTTACCGAGAGCTGCAGATTCAGAAGACGCAAGCCGAGATTCAAGTGCAAAAAGAAGCTCCGGTGTTGAGTATTGTGCAGCCGCCCGTGCCTCCCAATGAGCCTTCGGGGATGAGTCGTAAAGTAATTGTATTTTTGTTTTTGTTCTTGGGAGTATTTTTGGGCTTGGGCTTAGCCCTAGTGCGGCACTGGCTGTCGCGTGCGCCTGCAGACCGCGAGGCGCAGCAGAAGGTTGAGGAAGTGCAGGCGCTGTTTAAGCCCTCAACCTGGTGGGGAGAGTTTAAGGCCCTATGGCAGCGGTCGTAG
- a CDS encoding FmdB family zinc ribbon protein → MPTYVYRREDGSIFEMEQRITDPPLTHCPTTGQRVERLITGSAGLIFKGSGFYLTDYARKGSSNSANGSKAKSEASSESKSD, encoded by the coding sequence ATGCCGACCTACGTCTACCGTCGTGAGGATGGAAGCATCTTTGAAATGGAGCAGCGTATCACGGATCCACCCCTGACGCATTGTCCGACAACCGGCCAGCGTGTCGAGCGCTTGATTACGGGCTCAGCCGGACTGATCTTTAAAGGAAGCGGCTTTTATCTGACCGACTATGCGCGCAAAGGGAGCAGCAACAGTGCTAACGGTAGCAAAGCCAAAAGCGAGGCAAGCTCCGAGAGTAAAAGCGACTAA
- the rlmN gene encoding 23S rRNA (adenine(2503)-C(2))-methyltransferase RlmN, with amino-acid sequence MHAPALINLRTLSRAELEALAERLGEPRYRGRQLFKWLYGKGATSFAQMTDLPKTFREALERQACIRTLEPVRQLIARDQTVKVLFRLPSGRHVEAVLIPDVEASGQVRRLTVCVSSQVGCAMGCAFCATGLMGFQQNLTAGEIYDQVWQLNRLAEARFGRRITNVVYMGMGEPLLNYAAVLESIAFLTDPDGLGLSPRRITVSTVGLARRIRQLADEGVRFRLAVSLHAPTNAQRSAIMPVNRNEQTDLDDLIEAIRYFEQKTAQKVTYEYCLFEGFNDRPEDAQRLADIVAQAPGKVNLMLYNPVEGAPFRRPSEERLEAFLRVLVARGVTVTVRRSRGEEIQAACGQLAVREQSIAEAVS; translated from the coding sequence GTGCACGCACCTGCTCTCATCAATCTGCGTACGCTAAGCCGAGCGGAGCTAGAAGCGCTAGCGGAGCGGTTAGGCGAGCCGCGCTACCGGGGGCGCCAGCTTTTTAAATGGCTCTACGGCAAGGGGGCTACGTCGTTTGCGCAGATGACCGATCTCCCCAAGACCTTTCGGGAAGCGCTCGAGCGCCAGGCGTGCATTCGCACGCTCGAACCCGTTCGACAGCTTATCGCCCGTGATCAGACGGTTAAGGTGCTGTTTCGCCTACCCTCGGGACGGCATGTAGAAGCAGTGCTCATTCCAGACGTTGAGGCCTCTGGGCAGGTGCGTCGGCTGACGGTATGCGTCTCGAGCCAGGTGGGCTGCGCCATGGGCTGTGCTTTTTGTGCAACCGGTCTGATGGGTTTTCAGCAGAACCTGACGGCCGGAGAGATTTACGACCAAGTCTGGCAGCTCAATCGCCTAGCCGAAGCGCGCTTTGGCCGCCGCATTACCAACGTGGTCTACATGGGCATGGGCGAGCCGCTTTTAAACTATGCTGCGGTGCTAGAAAGCATTGCGTTCTTGACCGATCCCGACGGGCTAGGTCTTTCACCCCGCCGAATCACGGTGTCGACCGTGGGCCTGGCACGCCGCATTCGGCAGCTGGCCGACGAGGGCGTGCGCTTCCGACTGGCTGTCTCGCTCCATGCCCCAACCAACGCCCAACGCTCAGCCATTATGCCAGTCAACCGCAACGAGCAGACCGACCTTGACGACCTCATCGAAGCAATTCGCTACTTTGAGCAAAAAACCGCCCAAAAGGTCACCTACGAGTATTGCTTGTTTGAAGGCTTTAACGACCGTCCCGAAGACGCGCAGCGCCTGGCCGATATTGTTGCCCAAGCCCCTGGCAAAGTCAACCTCATGCTTTACAATCCTGTCGAAGGGGCACCTTTTCGGCGTCCTTCGGAGGAACGCTTAGAAGCATTCCTCCGGGTTCTGGTAGCCCGCGGTGTTACGGTCACCGTGCGACGTAGCCGTGGCGAAGAGATCCAGGCCGCCTGCGGCCAACTGGCTGTGCGTGAACAAAGCATCGCCGAGGCCGTGTCATAA